The following coding sequences lie in one Cannabis sativa cultivar Pink pepper isolate KNU-18-1 chromosome 5, ASM2916894v1, whole genome shotgun sequence genomic window:
- the LOC133038323 gene encoding uncharacterized mitochondrial protein AtMg00310-like encodes MSVFKLPDSFCSFVKKEMTNFWWGAEDGERKLLWKSWKALCNAKSIGGLGFRSMKPFNQAMLAKQVWRIQTNQSPLLTNLFKAKYFSRTTFSNSSLGHSPSYVWQSLHWGKSLLKEGLCKRIGNGSTTRILHDNWIPNHCFIPTSLPSHLVHVSDFLLPTGDWNIPLMRSHFPQDTISDILSLPPPDTTQTDSYFWQHTSSGHYSVKTGYHVAKTSTNLTQPSPSNTTILKRWWNSLWSLQIPPKI; translated from the coding sequence ATGTCGGTTTTCAAACTTCCTGACTCTTTCTGTAGTTTTGTTAAGAAGGAAATGAccaatttttggtggggtgcTGAAGATGGTGAGCGTAAACTTCTTTGGAAAAGTTGGAAAGCTTTGTGCAATGCTAAGAGTATAGGGGGTCTTGGGTTTAGATCTATGAAGCCTTTCAATCAAGCCATGCTTGCAAAACAAGTTTGGCGAATCCAAACCAATCAGTCACCTCTGCTTACCAACCTTTTTAAGGCAAAATATTTCTCCCGCACAACCTTTTCAAACTCCTCCTTAGGTCATTCCCCATCATACGTTTGGCAGAGTCTTCATTGGGGTAAATCTCTCCTGAAAGAGGGTCTTTGTAAGAGGATTGGAAATGGGTCCACCACTAGAATTTTACATGATAATTGGATCCCAAACCACTGCTTCATCCCCACTTCCCTTCCTAGCCACCTTGTCCATGTCTCGGATTTTCTCCTTCCAACAGGAGACTGGAACATCCCTCTAATGCGCAGCCACTTTCCCCAGGACACTATCAGTGATATTCTATCCCTCCCCCCACCTGACACTACCCAAACGGACTCTTATTTCTGGCAGCACACTTCTTCAGGTCATTATTCTGTTAAGACAGGGTACCATGTGGCAAAAACTTCCACAAATTTGACACAACCATCCCCTTCAAATACAACTATCCTGAAGCGCTGGTGGAACTCCCTCTGGAGTCTTCAAATTCCTCCCAAAATTTGA